In the Salvelinus namaycush isolate Seneca chromosome 35, SaNama_1.0, whole genome shotgun sequence genome, one interval contains:
- the LOC120029981 gene encoding protein phosphatase 1 regulatory subunit 3C-B-like: MNCTRVLHMLNTRPMPGPIMPVDVAMRICLASSPPLRSFFSTYEDCRSRNLANCYKPLRPCISSKQEVEASSLGWKSPKANGKKRVVFADSKGMSLTAIHVFKEFEEDPLSDLQFDLSDLANATTGLKVSIEKSFTLDFPQPAEDYLDFRNRLKKNQVCLENCTLQERSLTGTVKVRNVSFEKLVSIRITFDSWKTHTDVACTYLNNMYGYLDTDTFAFTVDLSSSVPSQERVEFCICFTTQDQTYWDNNDEKNYKLLHNDTDADQTSNPIIQTTAPVEFKRDGKTPEMEFDQFGSPRTSSGFFPEWQSRGRVETTAPYW, translated from the coding sequence GGTCCTACACATGTTGAACACCAGGCCGATGCCAGGTCCTATCATGCCAGTAGATGTAGCCATGAGGATCTGCCTGGCAAGCTCTCCGCCCCTCCGCAGCTTCTTCAGCACGTACGAGGACTGCCGATCGCGAAACCTGGCCAACTGCTACAAACCACTGAGGCCGTGCATCAGCTCCAAGCAAGAGGTAGAGGCTTCCAGCCTGGGATGGAAGAGTCCCAAGGCCAACGGGAAGAAGCGGGTGGTATTTGCCGATTCAAAAGGCATGTCCCTAACGGCCATCCACGTGTTCAAGGAGTTTGAGGAGGACCCACTGTCTGACCTGCAATTTGACCTGTCTGACCTGGCCAATGCCACCACCGGCCTGAAGGTCTCCATAGAGAAAAGTTTTACTCTGGACTTCCCTCAGCCTGCTGAAGATTACCTTGACTTCAGGAACCGGCTTAAGAAGAACCAAGTGTGTCTGGAGAACTGCACACTCCAGGAACGGTCACTCACTGGCACTGTGAAAGTCAGGAATGTAAGCTTTGAGAAATTGGTCTCCATACGGATAACGTTTGACTCATGGAAAACACACACGGACGTTGCATGTACGTACCTGAACAATATGTACGGTTATTTGGACACTGACACCTTCGCTTTCACCGTCGACCTGTCAAGTTCTGTGCCCTCACAGGAGCGTGTAGAATTCTGCATATGCTTCACTACCCAGGATCAGACGTACTGGGACAACAACGATGAGAAGAACTACAAGTTGCTCCACAACGACACAGACGCTGACCAGACCAGCAATCCCATCATCCAGACCACCGCACCAGTTGAGTTCAAGAGAGACGGCAAGACGCCGGAGATGGAGTTTGACCAGTTCGGGAGCCCGAGGACATCCAGTGGATTCTTCCCTGAATGGCAGAGCCGGGGCCGCGTAGAGACCACGGCCCCATACTGGTGA